Proteins encoded in a region of the Bradyrhizobium sp. CB3481 genome:
- a CDS encoding tripartite tricarboxylate transporter substrate binding protein: MKPRVVRCALLTLLALSAIAVQAPTAAQAQAWPEKAITFVVPFAAGGGTDAFARPLAAQLDTQLGKRVLIENRAGAGGTVGASAASKAAPDGYTFFVGAAHHAIAPSLYPNLDYNIEKDFVAVALIARPPQVVVVNPDKVAAKTLAEFIAYAKANPGKLNYGSAGAGTTHHLAGELFKILTKTNIQHVPYRGAGPAMQDLIAGHVPVVFDGLGSSAAPVRAGQLRALAVAAPKRVPAFPDLPTAAEAGLAGYEVSTWYGVFAPKNTPPAIVEQITKELQKAMQVPAIKEAWERNGSDVPDVTGPAFAKMVSAEVERWRKVVTEANVKLD; encoded by the coding sequence GTGAAGCCAAGAGTTGTGCGCTGCGCCCTGCTTACACTTCTGGCGCTGTCTGCCATCGCCGTCCAAGCCCCAACCGCGGCGCAGGCCCAGGCATGGCCTGAGAAAGCGATCACCTTCGTCGTGCCGTTCGCGGCCGGCGGCGGCACCGACGCCTTTGCCCGCCCGCTGGCGGCCCAGCTCGATACCCAGCTCGGCAAGCGCGTGCTGATCGAAAACCGCGCCGGCGCCGGCGGCACCGTGGGCGCATCCGCGGCATCCAAGGCCGCGCCCGACGGCTACACCTTCTTCGTCGGCGCCGCGCATCATGCCATCGCACCCTCGCTCTATCCCAATCTCGACTACAACATCGAGAAGGATTTTGTCGCGGTAGCGCTGATCGCGCGGCCGCCGCAGGTGGTCGTCGTCAATCCGGACAAGGTCGCTGCCAAGACGCTGGCCGAATTCATCGCCTACGCCAAGGCCAATCCGGGCAAGTTGAACTATGGCTCGGCCGGCGCCGGCACCACGCACCACCTCGCCGGCGAGTTGTTCAAGATCCTGACCAAGACCAACATTCAACACGTGCCCTATCGCGGCGCCGGCCCGGCCATGCAGGACCTGATCGCCGGCCACGTGCCCGTCGTGTTCGATGGGCTCGGCTCGTCGGCCGCTCCCGTCAGGGCCGGACAACTCCGCGCGCTCGCCGTCGCCGCGCCGAAGCGCGTGCCGGCCTTCCCCGATCTTCCCACCGCCGCCGAAGCAGGCCTCGCCGGCTATGAAGTCTCGACCTGGTACGGCGTGTTCGCACCGAAAAACACGCCGCCGGCCATCGTCGAGCAGATCACCAAGGAATTGCAGAAAGCGATGCAGGTGCCCGCGATCAAGGAGGCCTGGGAACGCAACGGCTCTGACGTGCCTGACGTCACCGGCCCGGCCTTCGCGAAGATGGTCTCCGCGGAAGTCGAGCGCTGGCGCAAGGTCGTCACCGAAGCGAACGTGAAGCTCGACTGA